A section of the bacterium genome encodes:
- a CDS encoding radical SAM protein yields MRKLRIGVIDLVTKAPTRALFARVMNANFASIMPQVLSLWCEEEGHEVTLVCYTGFEDLQAELPDQVDLVFIGAFTQAAQLAYALSNRFRQNGAVTVLGGPHARCYPQDAQQYFDYVLGFTDKAVIREVLQDCSQHRPLGIHLQAAQQPTALPGVAERWKFIAPTLQKAPLIKIVPMLGSLGCPYTCSFCIDAAVPYQPLDFNLLKEDLRFLLKTVKRPRVAWHDPNFGVRFSDFMDAIEEAVPPGRIDFIAESSLSLLAEPNLKRLQRNGFKALLPGIESWFELGNKSKTGAAQGMEKVRQVSDHLNLIMRYIPYVQANFVLGLDGDEGPEPFELTKRFVDLSPGVFPGFSLLSAFGQAAQLNLEYQRHNRVIPFPFHFLNNNQAMNVKPKNYSWPEFYDRVADLTRYTFSWRAIGRRWQAIEAAIPRWMNVVRAVSTEGFGRIKHYTELRQRLESDRPLRQFFEQETLEVPAFYQQRVRQDLGPLWEWLPPGALQHDPNAYLKAELAQVILPRNGKPTNGFHQIASKEVLHQPLGK; encoded by the coding sequence ATGCGCAAACTGCGCATCGGCGTCATCGATCTCGTGACCAAAGCGCCCACCCGCGCCCTGTTCGCCCGCGTCATGAACGCCAATTTCGCCAGCATCATGCCGCAAGTGCTTTCCCTCTGGTGTGAAGAGGAGGGGCATGAGGTCACACTCGTCTGTTACACCGGTTTCGAGGATCTGCAGGCCGAACTGCCGGATCAGGTGGATCTGGTGTTCATTGGCGCCTTCACCCAGGCGGCGCAACTCGCCTATGCCCTGAGCAACCGATTCCGCCAAAACGGCGCGGTCACCGTGCTGGGCGGGCCGCACGCGCGCTGTTACCCGCAGGATGCGCAGCAGTATTTCGATTACGTGCTCGGGTTCACCGACAAAGCAGTGATTCGCGAGGTGCTGCAGGATTGCTCGCAACACCGGCCGCTCGGCATTCATTTGCAGGCGGCGCAGCAGCCCACTGCGCTCCCGGGCGTAGCCGAGCGGTGGAAGTTCATCGCGCCGACACTGCAAAAAGCGCCGCTCATCAAGATCGTGCCCATGCTCGGCAGCTTGGGTTGCCCCTACACCTGCAGCTTCTGCATTGACGCCGCCGTGCCCTATCAGCCGCTCGACTTCAACCTGCTAAAAGAGGATCTGCGCTTCCTGCTGAAAACGGTCAAACGGCCCCGCGTCGCCTGGCATGACCCCAACTTTGGCGTGCGCTTCAGCGATTTCATGGATGCCATTGAAGAGGCGGTGCCGCCGGGCCGCATCGATTTCATTGCAGAGAGCAGCCTGTCGCTGCTGGCGGAACCCAACCTGAAACGGCTACAGCGCAACGGCTTCAAAGCGCTGCTGCCGGGAATCGAATCGTGGTTTGAGCTCGGCAACAAATCCAAAACCGGCGCGGCGCAAGGCATGGAAAAAGTGCGTCAGGTATCCGACCATCTCAATTTGATCATGCGCTACATTCCCTATGTGCAGGCCAATTTCGTGCTCGGCCTCGACGGCGACGAAGGACCGGAACCCTTCGAGCTAACCAAACGCTTCGTGGATCTCTCGCCCGGCGTGTTTCCCGGCTTCTCCCTGCTCTCCGCCTTCGGCCAGGCGGCCCAACTCAATCTCGAGTATCAACGCCACAATCGCGTCATTCCCTTTCCGTTTCACTTTCTGAACAACAATCAGGCGATGAATGTGAAACCGAAAAACTACTCCTGGCCGGAGTTTTATGATCGTGTGGCGGATTTGACCCGCTACACCTTTTCCTGGCGCGCCATCGGCCGGCGCTGGCAGGCGATCGAGGCCGCCATTCCCCGCTGGATGAATGTCGTGCGCGCCGTGTCCACCGAGGGCTTCGGCCGGATCAAACACTACACCGAGTTGCGGCAGCGGCTCGAGAGTGACCGGCCGCTGCGGCAGTTTTTCGAGCAGGAGACCCTCGAAGTTCCGGCATTCTACCAGCAGCGCGTTCGCCAGGATTTGGGGCCGCTGTGGGAATGGTTGCCGCCGGGTGCGCTGCAGCACGATCCCAACGCCTACCTCAAAGCGGAGTTGGCGCAGGTGATATTGCCACGCAACGGCAAGCCCACCAACGGCTTCCACCAGATCGCAAGTAAGGAAGTGCTGCACCAGCCGCTCGGCAAATGA